In Trifolium pratense cultivar HEN17-A07 linkage group LG7, ARS_RC_1.1, whole genome shotgun sequence, a genomic segment contains:
- the LOC123896185 gene encoding probable xyloglucan endotransglucosylase/hydrolase protein 28 encodes MAEPAIHQHSQTQPLKQIAIDYTPEACSHCPISNTITLTYDHRGGARWRSTTRYLHGTFTAKIQIPKGNTSGLNFNLYLSSLEGDKSQDEIDFEFLGNDTTIIQTNYYCNGIGNKEEIHQLGFDASDGFHEYGIKWGLGFIEWLIDGKVVRKEEKKEGDDGFPEKAMFLYASVWDASCIADGKWTGKYHGTDAPYVCLYKDIHVPSNTAVE; translated from the coding sequence ATGGCGGAACCAGCGATTCACCAACATTCACAAACCCAACCATTGAAACAAATCGCAATCGATTACACACCAGAAGCTTGTTCTCACTGTCCCATTTCCAACACCATAACCCTAACCTACGACCACCGCGGCGGCGCACGGTGGCGATCAACAACCCGTTACCTCCACGGAACTTTCACCGCCAAAATCCAAATCCCAAAAGGAAACACAAGCGGTCTCAATTTCAACCTCTACCTTTCCTCCCTCGAAGGTGATAAATCACAAGACGAAATCGATTTCGAGTTTCTCGGCAATGACACCACAATCATTCAAACAAACTATTACTGTAATGGTATTGGAAACAAAGAAGAGATTCATCAACTTGGTTTTGATGCTTCTGATGGGTTTCATGAATATGGAATCAaatggggtttagggtttattGAGTGGTTGATTGATGGGAAAGTTGTgaggaaagaagagaagaaagagGGTGATGATGGGTTTCCTGAAAAGGCTATGTTTTTGTATGCTTCTGTTTGGGATGCTAGTTGTATTGCTGATGGGAAATGGACTGGGAAATATCATGGAACTGATGCTCCTTATGTTTGTCTCTATAAGGATATTCATGTACCTTCGAATACGGCTGTCGAATGA
- the LOC123898994 gene encoding ethylene-responsive transcription factor ERN1-like, whose amino-acid sequence MAGAEATKYASVTNNITKSKKPNMRRFIGVRQRPSGRWVAEIKDSSQHVRLWLGTYDTPEEAARAYDEAARALRGENARTNFSVATSIDNTTPCSDDQGIITSSISNEGKNNSLTFASLKAKLSKNLQSIMARTSDHSNNKFSKSRVSDHFTFASIFNRRNNYNQISALDMKSIEKVVQPSIIVPSIEPSSVSDCSSEWFGSFQNHGLDSDGSDIVENNNVNVSVGDQGFLDQLMGWIDDDTSDICEGSSSKRFKVSSSVLVPPTFSSSPYDCGSPYSGYASPYNSCGSPCNGYASPYYGSKK is encoded by the coding sequence atggcTGGAGCTGAAGCTACTAAATATGCTTCTGTTACAAACAACATAACCAAATCAAAAAAACCAAACATGAGAAGATTCATTGGTGTTAGACAAAGACCATCAGGTAGATGGGTGGCTGAGATCAAAGATTCATCTCAACATGTAAGATTATGGCTTGGAACCTATGATACACCAGAAGAAGCAGCTCGAGCTTATGATGAAGCGGCTCGAGCTTTACGCGGAGAGAATGCTCGAACCAACTTCTCCGTGGCAACATCAATAGACAATACTACACCATGTAGTGATGATCAAGGAATAATAACATCATCAATATCaaatgaaggaaaaaataaCAGTTTAACTTTTGCTTCATTGAAAGCAAAATTAAGCAAGAATCTTCAAAGTATTATGGCAAGAACAAGTGATCATAGCAATAACAAATTTTCAAAGAGTAGAGTGAGTGATCATTTTACTTTTGCTAGCATATTCAACCGTAGGAACAATTATAATCAAATCTCTGCTTTAGATATGAAAAGCATTGAAAAAGTGGTGCAGCCTAGTATCATTGTTCCTTCTATTGAACCTTCTAGTGTTTCTGATTGTAGTTCTGAATGGTTTGGATCATTTCAGAATCATGGATTAGATTCTGATGGATCTGATATAGTTGAGAACAATAATGTTAATGTTAGTGTTGGTGATCAAGGTTTTTTGGATCAACTTATGGGGTGGATTGATGATGATACTTCTGATATTTGTGAAGGTTCAAGTAGTAAAAGGTTTAAGGTATCTTCATCTGTTCTTGTGCCACCAACTTTCTCTAGTTCTCCTTATGATTGTGGTTCACCTTATAGTGGTTATGCTTCTCCTTATAATAGTTGTGGTTCCCCTTGTAATGGTTATGCCTCGCCTTATTATGGTAGCAAGAAGTAA